The Kribbella shirazensis genomic interval CCGCTGAGCGGTCCGCCCGCCTCGCTGCAGCGCGCGACGACGACATCGGGCGCGCCCTTGACGAGCTCGATGAGGTGTTCGACGCCGTCGACGTTCACCCGGTGGAACGTCGCCATGAACTTGTACTCGGAATCGAACGGAACCTCTGCCAGCCGCGGGTAGGTGCGCCGCGTCTCCTCCGCGTCGACGCCGAGTTTCGCGGCCAGCACGACGAGCGCGGCCTCGGTCGGATCGCCGATCACCGCTCCGTCGTCGCCGACCACTGCGTCGCTGTCGAGGGCGAGTCCGAGACCGAGGCGGGTGAAGTCCGGCACTCGGACACCTGCCACCGAATGGATCGCGCCACTCTTGCGGTAGCCCTCGCCGTCGACGGTGAACCACAACCCGCTCGCGTACAACGTCGAGACCATCATCTGGTTCAACGTGAGCGTCCCGGTCTTGTCGGTGTTGATCACACTGGTCGCACCGAGGGTCTCGACATCGGTGAGGTTCTTCACCACGGCCTTCGCCTCGGCCAGTTGCTTCGCGCCGAGCGAGAGCAGGCCCGAGACGAACGCCGGCATACCGGTCGGGAGCGCCGAGATGGCCATCGCGGTGCCGAGCAGCAGCAGGTCCTTGCCTGGAGTCCCGCGGATCAAGCCGACCACCACGATGACCGCGACGGCACCCCAGGCAATGATCCCCAGGACCTTCGTCAGCGAGTCCAGCTCCCGCTGGAGCGGCGACCGGGTGCGCTTCACCGAGGTGAGCATCGTCGCGATCCGGCCCATCTGCGTCTGCATCCCGGTCGCGGTGACCACGATCGTGCCAGTGCCCCGCGTCACTGAGGTGTTCTGGAACAACATGTTGGTCTGGTCGCCAAGACCGACGTCGTCGGCGGCCAGCACGCCGGCTCCCTTGGCGATCGGCGCACTCTCTCCGGTGAGCGCGGCCTCCTGCGCCTCCAGCGTCGCGGACCGGACGATCCGGCCGTCGGCGGGTACGATGTCGCCGGCCTCGACCTCGACGATGTCGCCTGGAACCACCTGCGTGGCAGCGATCATCGTCACGTCGCCGTCACGCACCACCCGGGCCTGCGGCACCTGCAGATCGGCGAGGGCGTCGACACTCGCTCGTGCCGTCAGCTCCTGGCGGGTACCCAGTCCGACGTTCAGCAGGATGAGCAAGGCGACGATGACTCCGGTCGAGAGCTCCCCGATCAGCAGGCTCACGACAACGACGGCGATCAGCATGAGGTTCATCGGGTCGCGCAGTTGCTGGGCTGCGACGGCCCAGATCGAGGGTGGCTTCTCGGCCGCGATCTCGTTCGCGCCGTACGACGAACGCCGGCTCGCCGCCTCGCTCCCGGCGAGTCCCGCAAGCACATCGGAGCCGGCCGCGACGACGACCTCATCCGCCGCAAGAGTGTACGGCGGACGCTCGGTGCCGGCGGCCGACGTAGGTGTGGTGCCGATCTCGCTCAGCAGGGTCTCCCGTCCATGTCGTGGCTTCTGTCGACAATGCCTCGGCACGGGCGGCGCGTGCCTCATCCGTAGCGGATGCATCGCAAACGACATGCCAGCTCGCTCATCCGCTGAGGGGGAGGCGCGCTGGGGCCGGATCCACAAGTCTCGGTGCGACAGCTCGGAGGAGCGATGCTGCGCCTCCGGGGAGGCCGTAGACTAAAGGGACTGATCATGGGCGAGCCGTTCAGGGGCGTTATCAACATCGACATCCGTGACTCGGCGCCGGACTGGTCGCCGTTCGAGCCGCCCAAGCCGCCGGACGGGGCGTCGAGCGTGGTGTACATCGTGCTCGACGATGTGGGGTTCTCGGCCATGAGTTGCTACGGCGGTCCGATCGAGACACCGAACATCGACCGGATCGCCGACAGCGGGGTGCGGTACACGCAGTGGCACACCACGGCGCTGTGCTCGCCGACGCGCTCCTCTCTGCTGACCGGTCGCAACCACACCCGTAACGGCATGGCGTGTATCACCGAAGCGGCCAGCGGGTTCCCCAACGCCAACGGGGTGATCCCGCCCGAGAACGGCCAGATCCAGGAGATCCTCGGAGCGCGGGGCTGGAACACGTACATGGTCGGCAAGTGGCACCTGTGCCCCGAGGCGGAGATGAATCTGGCCTCCTCGCGGCGCAACTGGCCGGTGGGCAGGGGCTTCGAGCGCTTCTACGGTTTCCTCGGAGCCGAGACCAACCAGTGGTATCCGGACCTGGTGTACGACAACCACCCCGTCGACCCGCCGAGCTCGCCCGAGGAGGGCTACCACCTGACCGAGGACCTCACCGACCGGGCGCTGGAGTTCATCAAGGACGCCAAGGTGATGGCGCCGGACAAGCCGTTCCTCCTCTACTACGCACCGGGCGCCTGTCATGCTCCACACCACGCACCCAAGGAATGGATCGATCGCTTCAGGGGACGCTTCGACATGGGCTACGAGGTCCTGCGCGAGCAGACGCTCGCCCGGCAGAAGAAGATGGGCATCGTTCCGCCCGGGACGACGCTGCCGCCGCTGAATCCGATCGGGATGCCCGAGACCCGCACCGGCCCGAACGGTCAGCCCTACCCGGGCCTGGACTACACCCGGCCGTGGGATTCGCTGTCGGGTGACGAGCAGCGGCTCTTCGCCCGGATGGCGGAGGTGTACGCCGGCTTCCTGGCGCACGCCGACGAGCAGATCGGCCGGCTGCTGGACTACCTCGAGGAGAGCGGCCAGCGCGAGAACACCATGGTCATCCTGGTCTCCGACAACGGCGCCAGTGGCGAGGGCGGCCCGAACGGGTCGGTCAACGAGAACAAGCTGTGCAACGGGCTCCCGGACGACCTCCAGGAGAATCTCGCCAAGCTCGAGGAACTCGGCAGCCCGGCGACCTACAACCACTACGCGAACGGCTGGGCGATGGCGTTCAACACGCCGTTCAAGATGTGGAAGCGCTACGAGTTCGAGGGCGGCACCGCGGACCCGTGCATCATCTCCTGGCCGCGGGGCATCGAGGCCAAGGGCGAGCTCCGCGAGCAGTACCACCACGCCGTCGACGTGGTCCCGACGATCCTTGACGCGCTCGGCGTCGAGGCACCCGGGACCATCGCTGGGCATCAGCAGAGCCGATTCGACGGCGTCAGCATGCGGTACAGCTTCGACGCCGCGCCGCTGCCGAGCGCACGCTCGACGCAGTTCTACTCGATGCTCGGCTCGCGCGGCATCTGGCACCAGGGCTGGAAGGCGGTCACGACCCACCCGACGATCAGCGGCTGGGGCTCCTATGCCAAGGACACCTGGGAGCTGTACCACACCGACGTCGACCGCTCCGAGGTGCACGACCTTGCCGACCAGGAACCCGAGCGCCTGACCGAGTTGATCGCGCTCTGGCACGCCGAGGCCGGCGCCAACGGCGCCTTCCCGCTCGACGATCGCTCCGCCCTCGAGCTCATCACGACGCCGCGACCTGTGCTCTCGCCGCCGCGGAGTCGCTACATCTACTACCCCGGCGTCGCCGACGTGCCGGAGTCGCAGGCGGTCAGCATCCGCAACCGCTCCTACGCGATCGCCGCGGTCGTCGACGTCCCCGCGCCCGGGGCTGAGGGCGTGCTGTTCGCGCACGGCTCGCGTTTCGGCGGGCACGCTCTCTACGTCAAGGACAATCGACTGCACTATGTCTACAGCTTCGTGGGCAGCCTGGAACAGAAGATCGTCGCGGACGAGCAACTGCCGACGGGTGACAACCTGATCCTGTCCGCCGCCTTCGAGAAGGACGGCGAGGACCCGCCCGGCGTCGCGGTCGGAACGCTGTCGCTCTTCCACGGCGACGTCAAGGTGGGGGAGGGCCGGATCAAGACGCAGCCCGGCAAGTTCTCGCTCGCCGGGGACGGCCTGTGCGTCGGACGCGACAGCAGCGACCCGGTGACCCAGGACTACCCCGGCGAAGCGCCCTGGTCGTTCACCGGCGGATCGATCAGCCGTGTGGCCGTCGATGTCAGCGGCGACCCGTACGTCGACCTGGAGCGCGAGGCGCTCGCGATGATGGCACGGGAGTAGCGCAACACCGCCTGCGGCAGGTCCCGACCTAGTCGGGGCCCGCCGGCGTCTTTGGCGCCACGGGCGCCGCGCCTGGGTCGGCCCGGTAAGCACGGAAGGCGTCCGCGAGGGTGAGGAAGATGTTGTCCTCGCCGATCGCGTCCACGGTCCCGTACGCGCGGAGCGTCGCAAGCAGTTGGGTATCAGGTCGGACCAGTACGAAGCGAGCGTTGTGCGCCCTGGTGTAGTTGACGAGGTTGGCCAAGGTCATCCCGGCG includes:
- a CDS encoding cation-translocating P-type ATPase, whose translation is MSFAMHPLRMRHAPPVPRHCRQKPRHGRETLLSEIGTTPTSAAGTERPPYTLAADEVVVAAGSDVLAGLAGSEAASRRSSYGANEIAAEKPPSIWAVAAQQLRDPMNLMLIAVVVVSLLIGELSTGVIVALLILLNVGLGTRQELTARASVDALADLQVPQARVVRDGDVTMIAATQVVPGDIVEVEAGDIVPADGRIVRSATLEAQEAALTGESAPIAKGAGVLAADDVGLGDQTNMLFQNTSVTRGTGTIVVTATGMQTQMGRIATMLTSVKRTRSPLQRELDSLTKVLGIIAWGAVAVIVVVGLIRGTPGKDLLLLGTAMAISALPTGMPAFVSGLLSLGAKQLAEAKAVVKNLTDVETLGATSVINTDKTGTLTLNQMMVSTLYASGLWFTVDGEGYRKSGAIHSVAGVRVPDFTRLGLGLALDSDAVVGDDGAVIGDPTEAALVVLAAKLGVDAEETRRTYPRLAEVPFDSEYKFMATFHRVNVDGVEHLIELVKGAPDVVVARCSEAGGPLSGSQVPITQSRDGIDEANLRMGQKGLRVLAFAARLVADHELTAMTDDPMSLTKGLSFVGMAGIIDPLRAEAKSAVGRALAAGIDVRMITGDHAITAQAIGEELGLGPGAISGAELRALTDEQLKQQLPELHVFGRVTPEDKLRLARAMQEQGLIVAMTGDAVNDAAALKQADIGVAMGSGSEVTKQAARMVLTDDNFGTLVHAVEIGRRVYDKVVSYVRYQMTQLLSLVLLFLAATVFDINDGVAMTPSMVLFLLFFATAVGVVIIAVDPGDPDVMHRPPRDPAVPITNRNAVMRWIVYAAVLFLAALAPLVAGPDDPSTTQGTVSLTMTFVVMGLGTVFNAVVNRRAPAGGLTPPIVKALVIGLIPVVLLFLATQLPTLQDGMLTVTISPRQWVTCFGLAALLPIVVELDKAIRRRRLRTRPTLSPEHAVAPARARRTEKVGASE
- a CDS encoding arylsulfatase, giving the protein MGEPFRGVINIDIRDSAPDWSPFEPPKPPDGASSVVYIVLDDVGFSAMSCYGGPIETPNIDRIADSGVRYTQWHTTALCSPTRSSLLTGRNHTRNGMACITEAASGFPNANGVIPPENGQIQEILGARGWNTYMVGKWHLCPEAEMNLASSRRNWPVGRGFERFYGFLGAETNQWYPDLVYDNHPVDPPSSPEEGYHLTEDLTDRALEFIKDAKVMAPDKPFLLYYAPGACHAPHHAPKEWIDRFRGRFDMGYEVLREQTLARQKKMGIVPPGTTLPPLNPIGMPETRTGPNGQPYPGLDYTRPWDSLSGDEQRLFARMAEVYAGFLAHADEQIGRLLDYLEESGQRENTMVILVSDNGASGEGGPNGSVNENKLCNGLPDDLQENLAKLEELGSPATYNHYANGWAMAFNTPFKMWKRYEFEGGTADPCIISWPRGIEAKGELREQYHHAVDVVPTILDALGVEAPGTIAGHQQSRFDGVSMRYSFDAAPLPSARSTQFYSMLGSRGIWHQGWKAVTTHPTISGWGSYAKDTWELYHTDVDRSEVHDLADQEPERLTELIALWHAEAGANGAFPLDDRSALELITTPRPVLSPPRSRYIYYPGVADVPESQAVSIRNRSYAIAAVVDVPAPGAEGVLFAHGSRFGGHALYVKDNRLHYVYSFVGSLEQKIVADEQLPTGDNLILSAAFEKDGEDPPGVAVGTLSLFHGDVKVGEGRIKTQPGKFSLAGDGLCVGRDSSDPVTQDYPGEAPWSFTGGSISRVAVDVSGDPYVDLEREALAMMARE